One Oncorhynchus clarkii lewisi isolate Uvic-CL-2024 chromosome 32, UVic_Ocla_1.0, whole genome shotgun sequence DNA window includes the following coding sequences:
- the LOC139392207 gene encoding zinc fingers and homeoboxes protein 1-like: MASRRKSTTPCMFPPVEMVDSDPDMEVVTEGDEQTDEGAANCPVENSTESNPSEEDTQAMDHFIKTMDSSTAEGGYECKYCSFQTSQLNMFTLHVDTEHPNIVLNSSYVCVECDFHTKRYDALLEHNARHHPGEDNFTRTMVKSNNQTIFEQRVNDLTFDGSFVEEDEDTFCKGIALSKTPIMKLKSRAEAKKFTGSHKMADNNVIKVESDGEEEVPPPPVTPTVVAVSTPLTIQPIQQSIMVNSPNVLQIKTTNSTTMLPPGTLAQVLSALQNQQTSQTQLLIPVSSIPTYNGAMDNNVLLVSAYNRFPYPSVSEIMGLAAQTKFTEEQIKVWFSAQRLKHGVSWTPEEVEEARRKKFNGSVQAVPQTITVIPANFATAANGLQSIFQTCQIVGQPGMVLTQVGGGNAVPVASPITLAVAGVPNPRTSVSKVTEPSTSETASPLSTDSLGARPKKSKEQLAELKASYLRRQFATEAEISQLMKVTNLTKRAIKKWFSDTRYNQRNSKDHQGIALNDISVNTNSNDGSSSTAIVIDSSDEASESSLTTQGPIYDPRIKFRHAFPDFTPQKFKEKTPEQLLLLEASYQKSDTPGDEELSRLRMETKLTRREVDAWFSERRKMPLDSDGTEELESEMVKVPSSGQEARTPSSGRKIMKKTPEQLHVLKSAFVRTQWPSAEEYDKMAKESGLPRTYIVNWFGDTRYACKNSNLKWYYLYQSGKVNEAMNGGDLKKKPRKRFRGWSRRTRRPYPCKQIPPTIKVKTGKDILKEHYLKHKVLNEKDLDELVAKSSMSYEQVRDWFAEISRREEKGLDPFSEGKEETHGDSEGEMEVKEKGDDEENDIDDKDDENNNDEYETNDNETTEEPLCFKQSQSEPEDQ; encoded by the coding sequence ATGGCGAGCAGAAGAAAATCAACAACGCCTTGCATGTTCCCTCCCGTTGAAATGGTGGATTCAGACCCTGACATGGAGGTCGTTACAGAGGGAGATGAACAGACTGACGAGGGGGCAGCTAACTGTCCTGTGGAAAACTCAACTGAAAGCAACCCGAGTGAGGAAGACACACAGGCCATGGACCACTTCATTAAAACTATGGACTCGAGTACAGCAGAAGGAGGTTATGAGTGCAAGTACTGCAGCTTTCAGACATCACAGCTCAATATGTTTACCTTGCATGTGGACACTGAGCACCCAAATATAGTTCTAAACTCATCttatgtgtgtgttgagtgtgacTTTCACACCAAGAGGTATGATGCATTGTTGGAGCATAATGCACGCCACCACCCTGGAGAAGACAATTTCACCAGGACCATGGTGAAGAGCAACAATCAAACCATCTTTGAGCAGAGAGTCAATGACTTGACCTTTGATGGCAGTTTTgttgaggaggatgaggacacATTCTGTAAGGGTATTGCCCTAAGCAAGACACCAATCATGAAGCTCAAGAGTAGGGCTGAGGCCAAGAAGTTTACAGGCTCACACAAAATGGCAGATAACAATGTCATTAAAGTGGAGAGTGATGGGGAAGAAGAGGTGCCCCCCCCTCCTGTCACCCCCACTGTAGTGGCTGTGTCAACCCCTCTGACCATTCAACCTATTCAGCAAAGCATAATGGTCAACAGCCCAAATGTGCTCCAAATAAAGACCACCAACTCCACCACAATGCTCCCTCCAGGGACATTGGCTCAAGTTCTGTCTGCCTTGCAGAATCAGCAGACCTCCCAGACCCAGCTCCTCATCCCAGTCAGTAGTATCCCCACATACAATGGGGCCATGGACAATAATGTCCTGCTGGTCAGTGCCTATAATAGGTTCCCTTACCCATCTGTGTCAGAGATCATGGGTCTAGCAGCACAAACCAAGTTCACAGAGGAGCAGATAAAGGTGTGGTTCTCTGCTCAGCGGCTGAAGCACGGTGTGAGCTGGACcccagaggaggtggaggaggccaGGAGGAAGAAGTTCAACGGCTCAGTGCAGGCGGTGCCACAGACCATCACTGTCATCCCAGCCAATTTTGCTACGGCAGCCAATGGCCTGCAGTCCATCTTTCAGACTTGTCAGATTGTAGGGCAACCAGGGATGGTTTTGACTCAGGTAGGGGGTGGCAACGCTGTCCCTGTGGCCTCACCCATCACGTTAGCTGTTGCTGGGGTCCCCAACCCCAGAACCAGTGTCAGTAAGGTAACAGAACCCTCCACCTCTGAGACCGCTTCTCCACTCAGTACCGATTCCCTGGGAGCGCGACCCAAAAAATCCAAGGAGCAGCTAGCAGAGCTGAAGGCCAGTTACCTAAGGAGACAGTTTGCCACTGAGGCAGAGATCTCTCAGCTGATGAAGGTCACTAACCTCACCAAAAGAGCAATAAAGAAGTGGTTCAGTGACACACGTTACAACCAACGCAACTCAAAGGACCACCAAGGCATTGCCTTAAATGACATTTCAGTCAACACCAACAGTAACGAtggcagcagcagcacagccattgTGATCGACTCCAGCGACGAAGCCAGTGAATCCTCTCTCACAACCCAAGGGCCCATCTATGATCCACGAATCAAGTTCCGCCACGCCTTTCCTGACTTCACACCTCAGAAGTTCAAGGAAAAGACTCCGGAGCAGCTTCTGCTTTTGGAGGCCAGCTACCAGAAGTCTGACACGCCAGGCGATGAGGAGCTAAGTAGGTTGAGGATGGAGACTAAACTGACCAGGCGAGAGGTGGACGCCTGGTTCTCTGAGAGGAGAAAAATGCCActggactctgatggcacagagGAGCTAGAGAGTGAAATGGTCAAGGTGCCTTCCTCTGGGCAAGAAGCTCGGACGCCATCCAGCGGCCGGAAGATAATGAAGAAAACCCCAGAGCAGCTCCACGTCCTGAAAAGCGCTTTTGTTCGTACCCAGTGGCCCTCTGCTGAAGAGTACGACAAGATGGCCAAGGAGAGCGGGTTACCCAGAACCTACATTGTCAACTGGTTTGGAGACACCCGTTATGCCTGCAAGAACAGTAACCTGAAGTGGTACTACTTGTATCAGAGTGGAAAGGTTAACGAGGCAATGAACGGAGGTGATCTTAAGAAGAAGCCACGGAAACGCTTTCGTGGTTGGTCCAGGAGAACGAGGCGGCCATACCCCTGCAAACAAATACCCCCTACCATCAAAGTCAAGACGGGTAAAGATATTTTAAAGGAGCACTACCTCAAGCATAAGGTCTTAAATGAGAAAGATTTGGATGAACTGGTGGCCAAGTCCAGTATGAGCTATGAACAGGTGCGGGACTGGTTTGCGGAGATCAgcaggagggaagagaagggccTTGACCCTTTCAGTGAGGGTAAAGAGGAGACACACggtgacagtgagggagagatggaagtgAAAGAGAAAGGGGATGATGAAGAAAACGACATTGACGACAAAGATGATGAAAATAACAATGATGAATATGAAACGAATGACAATGAAACCACGGAAGAGCCTCTATGTTTCAAGCAATCACAGTCAGAACCAGAAGATCAGTGA
- the LOC139392121 gene encoding ATPase family AAA domain-containing protein 2-like, whose protein sequence is MVCFDPQEKACLAHTYKASSSDEEDTEQEAKNRCLPLNLRKEDIWGIHKDRMKMGVSLADVDPMAIDQSVCFDTVGGLTSHISALKEMVVFPLLYPEVFEKFRIQPPRGCLFYGPPGTGKTLVARALANECSQGERKVAFFMRKGADCLSKWVGESERQLRLLFDQAYQMRPAIIFFDEIDGLAPVRSSRQDQIHSSIVSTLLALMDGLDSRGEVVVIGATNRLDSIDPALRRPGRFDREFLFGLPDRESREDILKIHTRQWNPTPSDPFLEELADKCVGYCGADIKAVCAEAALCALRRRYPQIYGTSQKLLLDVGSININSRDFVAAMRKMVPASQRAVLSPAKALTPVVTPLLGPALTNVLDAVQKLFPHAEQGLKRKRDADLTDSILEDEIMYSEDEGPSSNNSITKHATTKGSFLHFARSAICHPTTYRPRLLLAGRPGAGQSSHLAPAVLHALEKFPVYTLDMAVLFGVSCTSPEEACAQVFCEAKRTSPSIMYIPHIQQWWDTVGSALKATFLSLLQDIPSFSPIMLLATSNVAHRDLADEIQTLFRMEYGEVHSIQIPTQQERRKFFENLILSQTAKAPASKKKALMHAMEVLPLAPPPLPRQMSERERLRLEEQEEDTLRELRLFLRNVTERLSQDKRFKAFTKPVDIEEVPDYIKVIRHPMDLSTVLSKVDLHKYVTVREFVNDVDLIWKNALEYNPDSDPSDRQIRHRACALKDTTHAIIRDELDEDFNRTCEQIRESRNKRGCTSSKFVPSYYQTLPREEGFAESKRLGGNTGKDASTPFAANTPRPALRRVTRATRTLVQQQQLIDVDKALEILTQKTPQLVVDHDKLKELLKRVVPKTEGYEVHQLEKLYALLCQSIYRHRQNFDKTELLQEMKREINNFS, encoded by the exons atGGTTTGCTTTGACCCGCAGGAGAAAGCATGCTTGGCGCACACCTACAAAGCCAGCTCCTCTGATGAGGAAGACACAGAGCAAGAAGCCAAGAACAG GTGTCTGCCTCTGAATTTGCGCAAAGAAGACATTTGGGGAATCCATAAGGACAGAATGAAGATGGGTGTGAGTCTTGCGGATGTCGACCCCATGGCGATTGACCAGTCG GTGTGCTTTGACACTGTTGGCGGtctgacaagccacatttctgcCCTGAAGGAGATGGTAGTCTTCCCTCTGCTCTACCCAGAGGTGTTTGAGAAGTTCAGGATCCAGCCCCCAAG GGGCTGCCTGTTCTACGGTCCCCCTGGTACGGGGAAGACTCTGGTGGCCAGAGCGCTGGCCAACGAGTGCAGCCAGGGGGAGAGGAAGGTGGCCTTCTTCATGAGGAAGGGGGCCGACTGCTTGAGCAAGTGGGTGGGAGAGTCGGAACGCCAGCTCAGGCTGCTCTTTGACCAG GCCTACCAGATGCGGCCAGCCATTATCTTCTTTGACGAAATCGATGGGTTGGCTCCGGTTCGCTCCAGTCGTCAAGACCAGATCCACAG TTCCATCGTGTCCACCCTGCTGGCACTAATGGATGGCCTGGATAGCcgaggagaggtggtggtgatCGGCGCCACCAACCGACTGGACTCCATCGACCCCGCCCTCAGACGCCCCGGACGCTTCGACAGGGAGTTCCTCTTTGGCCTCCCTGATCGCGAG TCCCGGGAAGATATCCTAAAGATTCACACCAGACAGTGGAATCCTACACCGTCCGATCCTTTCCTGGAGGAGTTGGCTGATAAATGTGTCG GCTACTGCGGCGCCGACATCAAGGCGGTGTGTGCCGAGGCGGCCCTGTGCGCGCTGCGCCGGCGCTACCCCCAGATCTACGGCACGTCCCAGAAGCTCCTGCTGGACGTGGGCTCCATCAACATCAACAGCCGGGACTTTGTGGCCGCCATGAGGAAGATGGTGCCAGCCTCCCAGAGGGCTGTGTTGTCCCCTGCCAAGGCCCTGACCCCTGTGGTTACGCCCCTGCTGGGCCCCGCCCTCACCAACGTGCTGGACGCAGTGCAGAAGCTCTTCCCCCACGCCGAACAGGGCCTCAAGAGGAAGAGGGATGCAG ATCTGACAGACAGCATTCTGGAGGATGAAATCATGTACAGTGAAGACGAGGGCCCCTCGTCCAATAATTCCATCACCAAACACGCCACCACCAAAGGGAGCTTCCTCCATTTTGCCAG GAGTGCGATCTGCCACCCCACCACCTACCGGCCCAGGCTGCTGCTGGCTGGGCGTCCCGGGGCGGGTCAGAGCTCCCACCTGGCCCCCGCCGTGCTCCATGCCCTGGAGAAGTTCCCCGTCTACACCCTGGACATGGCTGTGCTGTTTGGAGTCAGCTGTACCTCACCCGAGGAGGCCTGTGCACAG GTGTTCTGCGAGGCCAAGCGGACTTCCCCCAGCATAATGTACATCCCCCACATCCAGCAGTGGTGGGACACGGTGGGCTCGGCCCTCAAGGCCACTTTCCTCAGCCTGCTGCAGGAcatcccctccttctcccccatcatGCTGCTGGCCACCAGCAACGTGGCTCACCGCGACCTGGCCGACGAG ATCCAGACTCTGTTCCGGATGGAGTACGGAGAGGTGCACTCTATCCAAATTCCCACCCAGCAGGAGAGAAGGAAGTTCTTTGAGAATCTCATCCTTAGCCAGACTGCCAAGGCACCCGCGTCCAAGAAGAAAGCCT TGATGCATGCCATGGAGGTGCTCCCCCttgccccccctcctctccccaggcaGATGAGTGAGAGGGAGCGTCTGCGtctggaggagcaggaggaggacacACTCAGGGAGCTGAGGCTGTTCCTGCGCAATGTCACCGAGCGCCTCTCCCAGGACAAACGCTTCAAGGCCTTCACTAAGCCTGTGGACATCGAAGAG GTTCCTGACTATATTAAGGTGATCAGGCATCCCATGGACCTCTCCACTGTACTGTCCAAGGTCGACCTCCACAAGTACGTGACCGTCAGGGAGTTTGTCAACGACGTGGACCTGATCTGGAAGAACGCCCTGGAGTACAACCCTGACAGCGACCCATCTG ATCGTCAGATTCGTCACCGGGCTTGTGCCCTGAAGGACACGACCCACGCCATCATCCGCGACGAACTAGACGAGGACTTCAACAGAACCTGTGAGCAGATCAGAGAGTCGCGCAACAAGAGAG GGTGCACGTCCTCAAAGTTTGTCCCCTCCTACTACCAGACTTTGCCCAGAGAGGAAGGATTTGCCGAGTCCAAGAGGCTAGGCGGTAACACTGGCAAAGACGCCAGCACCCCGTTCGCTGCCAACACACCACGGCCCGCAC TGAGGCGTGTGACCCGTGCCACCAGGACTCtggtgcagcagcagcagttgaTCGACGTGGACAAGGCCCTGGAGATCCTGACCCAGAAGACTCCTCAGCTGGTCGTGGACCACGACAAACTCAAG GAATTGCTCAAAAGAGTTGTGCCCAAGACTGAGGGCTATGAGGTGCATCAGCTGGAGAAGCTGTATGCTCTGTTGTGTCAGAGCATCTACAGACACCGTCAGAACTTTGATAAGACAGAGCTCTTACAG GAAATGAAGAGAGAAATCAACAACTTTTCCTAA